TAGAAGGGTTATTTTCAGGTGTAATCCCGCCTTTTGTATCTCTCACTACCCATGGCAAAACTTATAAACCCTTTATTATTGAAAGTGTTTCAGCACCAATTGTCGCGCCTATTGATGAAAAAGGTAACCGGTTAAGTTTGGCCGTCAATATTAGTTTAATGAGTCGTACTGCATGGGACTCAAAAGACATTTACTTATTATATGGAGGCAACTAATGATTACTTTTGACCCTGTGTCCGTAGGTGGAAATACCTACAAAATGCAAGAGCTTAGTTTTGAGCATTGTCTTAAAATTTCAATCATAACTCCTAATTTTAATGAAAAAAGACTTTCAGCTTTTCTTAAATCTGCTTTAGACAATATAGTTGATCCATTGCTGTTAACGATTCAGGAACGGTATTTACTGCTACTAAAGTATCTTGAAAAACAAAGTAATACTATGTTGGATGTGAATACAGACTTGTCAAAAGTTTTCCTTCAGTCCGAAAATAATTGGAAAACTGAAGCTACTCAAAATGGAATTACAGTTAGACAGCTTGTTGGAATGGAAGCTGAGTTCTTAGAGGCAAATTGTAAGAATGTCGCTGAATGGATTGCATGCATGATGGCCTTTCAGCTGAGTTATTCTAATCACGAGCATTTATCTTTTTTGCCTGATAGATCTAACCCGCAATTATTTGAAGAACAATTTAAACAGCGTCTGGATTTCATTAAGAAAATGCCAGCCAGTGATTTCGATTTGTGTTATCAAGATTTTAATAATTTAAACAATGCGTTGTTTACTCATTTGCGGTTAAGTGTTGATAACCATGGCATATTAGTTGAAAGAGGTGCAGATGACGCGCCTGCTCGATTTCGCACCGCTTCCGTCTTTACAGGAATCATCAAAGAGTTGGACCGATCTTTTGCTTGAGACTGTTAATAGTATTTCTGCAAACTGTCCGATGCCTTTATCTGAAGCTTTGAAAATGCCTTTGAGTTTTGAAAGCATTTACTTCAATTCTTCTGCATGGGAAAGCCGCAAAAAACATTTAGAAAATGAAGTCGAACGGCACAATGCTTTCATAAAGCTGGGGCAGGAAGTGATTAAGGGCCTAAATGTCCTAGCCAGTAGAGGCCGATAGTATTCGTGTAAAAGTCTGAGTAATTCAGGCTTTTTTTTTGCGCTTTGTATTTGGAACCATACTCCGTTCTTAACAATAACTCTTGCAAAAATAACCATAAATGAAATCTGGGGAATAGGCCATGTCTGATCATCAGACAGTTGAAATCACACTCACTAGCGTTGCCAATAAAACAACATTTTTGAGTGGCATCGCTAGTGCAATTGGATCTTTAGCATCTTTCAATTGGTTGAGCTATACAGGTGCAATTGTTGCTGTTGCTGGCCTATTCATTAGCTTTGTTTTTCAGTGGAGACGTGATCGTCGGGAACGTAAGGAAAGTGCTCTTCGTGAAAAAGAGAGCAAATTACGTGAAAAAGAAAGCGAGTTACGAATCAAAGTCTTAGAGCAAGATAGTTTACGAAAGAGGAAAGATGAATGAAGTTTATTGAAAATAGTGCTTGGCAGTACCTTTCTGTCAAGCTGCCGACAATTGGTGCATTCATCATGCTAATTTTGTTGCCAGCACTTCAATGGGGAGTAGATTTTGAGGTAATTCCTAAAGAATATCATGCTTTTGTGACTGGTACTTTAATGCTAGGTCTGTCATGGATTGGAAAGAAAATTTCTCAGCCACGACTTAATGTCCCGCAACTAACAGGCCAGTTAGTAGGGATCAATTCTTTATTGAATATCCCATCTCCAACAAAGCCTGATGAATTAGCTTGGATTGCAGAAGCAAAAAAGCATCTTGGTCTGCAAGAAATACCAGGTAAACAGCATAATCCAACTATTTTGAAATGGTTAAAAGAGCTTAAAGCTTGGTGGGCCGATGATGAAACAGCTTGGTGTGGAACCTTCGTGGCTCATTGTTTGAAGGTAGCAGGAATTGCTTATCCTAAACATTGGTACCGTGCATTGGATTATGTGAATTACGGCACAAAGTTAGCAAAACCCGCTTATGGTTGTGTTGCTATTAAAACACGTAAGGGTGGGGGCCATGTTTGCTTTGTCGTAGGGCGAGATATGTCTTCTGGAAAACTCGTTTGTCTTGGTGGAAACCAATCAAATAAAGTGTGTTATGCGCTGTATAGTGAGTCTGAATTCCAAGAGTTCCGTTGGTATGGACTTACACCTCAACCAGCAAGTAAACGTTATTCTTTACCGCAATTTAAAGGCGTAACAGCAACTCGGGTTTCTGAAGCCTAATGAAGTTTCTATTACTGAGCTTTCTTTTATGTGGTTGTACAGCACATACAATTAATAGCAATGTAAACGTATCTATTTGCGTAAAAGCCCTTTAAAAAAAGCCCTGAATGATCAGGGCTTTTTAATTAATTTTGTACTTCTGTATCGTAGATTGTTTTTAAAGAGGTTTTTTAGAGCTTCATCATTTATACTATCAATAAACCTCTTCATTTTCTCTTTATATTCGGGATGCCCACCTTTGTATTTAGCTAGTAAGTAGGAGAACTCGCCTTGCTTGTAGTTTGGGTCCTTCTTGTTTTCTGGTTTGTCTAGTTCTACTTTTAGAACTTCTGCAACATAGTCATAGCACTTGTTAAGTGTAGGGGCTGCTTCTCCTTGTAATCCAAGTAACTGACATCTAAATGTAAGTCTTGCTGTGTCATTTGGTTTTTCTGCAAGTTGCTTATCATTTAAAGCGTGTGCTTTGTCATAGTCATTCAAAATCATATAAATATTCATTTGAAGTAGTTCACGCTTGCGTTTGTCTGTGATTTTATCGACCTCAGGAAGTATTTCACGCATGTGCTTTTGAAAGACTTCTTTATCTTCTAGAGAGTATTTTTGAACGTACTCATTGTGCTTATCAATAATCTTCTGATCTTCAGCAGACAATGTTTTGGGTGCTGTCGTCTCAGTTTTTACTTCCTTTTGTTTAGTGCCATCAGATGCGTTGCTGCAACCGCTTAGAAGTGCTGAGCCAATAATAATTAGGGTTAAATACTTTTTCATGCTTTACGTCTTGCTGCCGATGTAATTGTAAACTTATAAGTGGTGTCTGGTGGCATTGTTGTTACTAGGCCACCATCAAATTTTGCGTCATATTTCAATGTAACATGAGCCTCAATTACTTCTAAATCGGGGGCTGGGAGTTTAACTTCGCAACTACCAACGGGTTGTTTGTCGTTTTCAGTATTCCAGTAGCCTTTGCCAACTTTAAGCTTTATTACGTCGCTTATTTGTTTGCCTTTCTTAAATAAACGAAGAACGCCTTCAGGGAAGATTTGCGCGTCACCCTTAACCGTAGGCGGGAGAAGCGTAGCAGTGACGAAGAGTTGGTCTTTTTTAACCTGATGTGTAACTTCAAACGTACATGCTCCCGAAGCCATCTGAGAAAGTACACCTAAGAGATTAGCTCTATCCTGGTCATAAGGCATTAATACAGGTTTGAAAGAAACCATTTTTGTTTTTTGATTTTCTATGTAGTAATTCTCGTACTGATCTTTAACGAAACTATCTGTAGCCGGTTGTTGTTGAGACATAGGAGCCGAGCTAGATTTCGAAGATGCTGCTGCGCCACCACCATTGTCTTGAACAACTAAGTTTTGCTGAGGCAATAATTTGCAACCGCATGAAAGGGAATCATTAACACGAGCGGCAGCTTTGCCAAAAATCTGCATACATGGATCGCCAGACACAATGGTTGCAACAACTTTATGTGTTGGACATGTTGCTTTGTCACCGACACAAGCAACGGCAATACCGTTAATAAGGAACATACTGTTCCCAGAAATTACTTGGCCGCCTCCTGTGGTGGGGCAGCCGATTGTTATATATGGGGTTGCCAAATCAATTCCATCTTATTTTATTGAAGTGGCGAAAGAATATCAAAGAGAGGGTAGACAATACTGTATATTTTTTATTATTTCTCAGATAAATTATAAAAGATAACTATTTAACTAAATTTCGGTAGTTTTATAAAAGCGTTGAATTCACAGAAATATTATTTTTTATAATAACTAATTTAGAGTTCTTCTATATTCTCGAACTGCGATTAATAGTTGGTCTAATGTATTAAATAATTTTTTAGTATAATTTTTTTCTTCGATTATATTTAGAAATTCAATACCTTCTATTTGTTTGAATTGATAATTACAATAAGCTGCCTTTTGAACAATAATTTTAAACTCATTATCAAAATCAATATCTTGTAATCTTGAGAAGTCTATATTAGGAACTATTTTATTAAAATAAATAAAATCATGGTTTAAGCCTTTGATTTTATTTTGAAGGTGATGTAGTTCAATTCCAAATAAATTAAATTCTGGATTGTTGGAGATTAAGGCGAGTTGGGAGTTATAAAACATAATTTCACGAATATATTTATCGATTTCTTTAAAATAATAATCATCAAATTGGATTTTTAGATTTTCGAGATTTAAATTTCCCTTTTCTGAGATTAATAAGTAGCGAACTAGTTTGTGAAAATAAAAATAGTTATCTTGCTCTCGAATGTCGATTATATTGTTTCTTATATTATGTAAGTTCCTATGAATTGCAGTCAAACAATTAATCTGTTCATTATATTTTACTTGCTCTTTCCAGTTATCCAATAGAAAAAGTGCAGCTACAGGAGCAAATAGAGTCGCAGCAAAGCCAAACATGCTAGCTAGAGAGCTAGCCTTATCCCCATTAAGAGGATAAATGGCAACAATATATATTAGTAAAGAAAAAACTAGGATGCAGGTGAAGACCCCTATAAGTTTTCTATTTAAACTAACTTTTCGCATTGAAATTAATTTAATGTAACTGACTAAAATATAGTAATATTTTTTTATTAAAGTTGAAGAAAACATCTTTTAAATTTCCCATGCTTGAGTTTAGGGTGATATTTCATTAAAAAACTTAATCTAAAGTATTCCTAAAAGTCATAATTTTACAATTCAGCTCTTCAATTACTCGAGTTTGTCTTTCTGAAAATTTATAGTTTAGTTTATTTCCTAGATTTAATTCATTCATATAGCTTAAATTAATAAATCTTTTTAAATCTTCATGTTT
This genomic stretch from Acinetobacter oleivorans DR1 harbors:
- a CDS encoding phage holin family protein; translated protein: MSDHQTVEITLTSVANKTTFLSGIASAIGSLASFNWLSYTGAIVAVAGLFISFVFQWRRDRRERKESALREKESKLREKESELRIKVLEQDSLRKRKDE
- a CDS encoding PAAR domain-containing protein, which codes for MATPYITIGCPTTGGGQVISGNSMFLINGIAVACVGDKATCPTHKVVATIVSGDPCMQIFGKAAARVNDSLSCGCKLLPQQNLVVQDNGGGAAASSKSSSAPMSQQQPATDSFVKDQYENYYIENQKTKMVSFKPVLMPYDQDRANLLGVLSQMASGACTFEVTHQVKKDQLFVTATLLPPTVKGDAQIFPEGVLRLFKKGKQISDVIKLKVGKGYWNTENDKQPVGSCEVKLPAPDLEVIEAHVTLKYDAKFDGGLVTTMPPDTTYKFTITSAARRKA
- a CDS encoding TIGR02594 family protein, producing MKFIENSAWQYLSVKLPTIGAFIMLILLPALQWGVDFEVIPKEYHAFVTGTLMLGLSWIGKKISQPRLNVPQLTGQLVGINSLLNIPSPTKPDELAWIAEAKKHLGLQEIPGKQHNPTILKWLKELKAWWADDETAWCGTFVAHCLKVAGIAYPKHWYRALDYVNYGTKLAKPAYGCVAIKTRKGGGHVCFVVGRDMSSGKLVCLGGNQSNKVCYALYSESEFQEFRWYGLTPQPASKRYSLPQFKGVTATRVSEA